In the genome of Gallaecimonas xiamenensis 3-C-1, the window CGGCACATCAGCAGGAGGGATGCTAGCCCTGGGTCTAGCCGCTGAAATTCCTGCCATCGAACTCAAAGATCTATTTGAAAAGGAAGGAAGTCGTATCTTTGGCTCTCGTAGCTTTCTACGGCGGCTCTTGGGGTTCTGGCTCAAAGCCAAACATGACTCAAAAGGGCTGCGTGAGGTGCTGACCGAACGTTTCGGAGAAAAACTGATTGGTGACCTGAAGCATCGCGTCCTCATACCAGCCGTCAGCTACACAACAGGTCGTGGGCAGTTTTTTAAGACGCCCCATCATCCTTCCTTCGAGTTCGACCATCGTATGAAAGTCGTCGATGCTGCCCTGGCAACCGCCGCAGCCCCGGTCTACTTCCCTCTCGCACGCAATAGCCGGGGAGTCTTTGCAGATGGCGGCCTGGTAGGGAATGCACCGGGCCTATTTGGCTTGCACGAAATCAACACGTTTATCGCCCCGAGCCGGGATGTGCAGGTTAGGGTTCTCTCTATCGGTACTATGACCATTGGCGCAACTGTCCGCGGTGATGCAAGCCTTGATCGCGGGTTTGGAAAGTGGCGCGGAGGGCTCTTCGATCTGGTGATCTCAGCTCAGGAGTCGTCGGTCGACTATATGTTGAAGCAATCGCTGGGCAACAACTACTTCCAGATTGACGATCAGGCAACACCAGACCAAAGCAAAGACGTGGAGTCTCTCGATAGAGTTTCTAAGGGCGCCACGAACACACTCAAGGATCGCGGCACTCATGCGGCGCAAAGGTCACTTGGTGACCCACTGTTCCAACCCTTTCGAACGCACCAGGCCGCCGCTCCAACCTTCTATCATGGCCCCTACAAAAACTCTGTGGAGGAAGCATGCTGAACCTCGGTTCACTCTTTTTTACGACTGTCGACGACGCATCCTGCATGCACGACGAGCTCAACCTCACCAGTGAGGAACGGGACGTGATAGTCAGGGCGAGGACAGATGTCAGGAATTGCCTGCGGACGGGAATTCCCCGGGTGCTGCAGAAGAATGGTTACATGGAGGAGGTGCCCGAGCCCAGGTTTTTTACTCAAGGGTCGTGGGCTTACAAGACGCTGAATTCACCAGCAAAGCATCCTCAGCAGGCGGATATTGATGATGGCTGTTACATGCCGTTGAGCTTCGTCGCACAAACCCAGCGCCCTAGCTTAGCTGCGGAAGTCTTCTTTGCCGCTGCTGAAGAGGCCTTGAAGCCGTTGGTTGAAGAGAAGAAGTGGGAGCTTGTCACCAGCAAAGCGACCTGTATCCGCATCGTCATTGCAGACTATGCCCACATTGATATTCCCCTGTACGCTATTCCCGACCAAGAGTTTGCCGCCCTAAAAACGGTGGCCGTCGAGTCATATGGCTATCACAACTTGTTTGAAGCCGTGAGTAAGGCTAGCCGTGATGTTTGGACCGCGCTCCCTGCAGATAAAGTGCTGTTGGCTCATCGAGAATGTGACTGGATGGCATCTGACCCCCGCCCCGTGAAGGAGTGGTTCTTGGGTCAAGTGGACGCCAAAGGTGAACAATTCCGCCGGGTAGTTCGTTACCTGAAGGCATTCCGTGATTGGCGGTGGTCAGAAGGTGGTCCTGCTTCGATCCTGCTGATGGCCGCTGCGGCTCCACTCTTCGAGAAACGTGACAGCCGGGATGACCT includes:
- a CDS encoding CBASS cGAMP-activated phospholipase, with the translated sequence MTEIPTYHVLALSGGGYRGLYTATVLAELEATLGRPIASHFDLICGTSAGGMLALGLAAEIPAIELKDLFEKEGSRIFGSRSFLRRLLGFWLKAKHDSKGLREVLTERFGEKLIGDLKHRVLIPAVSYTTGRGQFFKTPHHPSFEFDHRMKVVDAALATAAAPVYFPLARNSRGVFADGGLVGNAPGLFGLHEINTFIAPSRDVQVRVLSIGTMTIGATVRGDASLDRGFGKWRGGLFDLVISAQESSVDYMLKQSLGNNYFQIDDQATPDQSKDVESLDRVSKGATNTLKDRGTHAAQRSLGDPLFQPFRTHQAAAPTFYHGPYKNSVEEAC
- a CDS encoding CBASS cGAMP synthase codes for the protein MLNLGSLFFTTVDDASCMHDELNLTSEERDVIVRARTDVRNCLRTGIPRVLQKNGYMEEVPEPRFFTQGSWAYKTLNSPAKHPQQADIDDGCYMPLSFVAQTQRPSLAAEVFFAAAEEALKPLVEEKKWELVTSKATCIRIVIADYAHIDIPLYAIPDQEFAALKTVAVESYGYHNLFEAVSKASRDVWTALPADKVLLAHRECDWMASDPRPVKEWFLGQVDAKGEQFRRVVRYLKAFRDWRWSEGGPASILLMAAAAPLFEKRDSRDDLALQGVVDALPARLRAGVNNPVEPSESLTNRLGKEGVEEAARAFEAFSEVLRGAIDAGNPAQACTWMQGQFGPRFPDEPGRVRVVPGAASVAATIAATPAAAGPSELVGRTKAG